The following proteins come from a genomic window of Edaphobacter sp. 4G125:
- a CDS encoding gamma-glutamyltransferase family protein, producing the protein MRRRSFIASLPLAAAGTLSIAQKSGAPDNKNNTNSNRPAKVNSDSPQAELPKFQPEGAEHFIRPDVHTGDRVSGASFATRSSVMGCNGAAGTAHPFATMAAIDILKRGGSAADAAIAANACLGFLEPVSSGLGGDCYVLLWDPKQSKVMALAGSGGSPKGLSLETARSRAVNGALPRLGAVTVSVPGALDAWWTLHQRYGKLKWAELFEPAIHMADTGVPVPQCIGFYIKRNLAAFTRPGSGVEETANALHTWAPNGKAPEVGEIFRNPDLAHTYKLIAQGGRDVFYDGPIADTIEAYFKRIGGWMTRQDLAAQHAEWLDPLVTTYRGVQVYAMPANTQGLATLQMLNILENFDLRQMGFQSTASLHAQIEAKRLAYEDRARYYADPHFTKIPIEWLNSKQYAAERAKLIKPGQILTPIYPGQAPSHGDTTYFTTADSDGMMVSQIQSNFRGMGSGLVADGLGFMFQDRGQLFSLKDGHPNLYAPGKRPFQTIIPGFACKDGKPWMSFGVMGGDMQPQGQTQIIVNRVDYGLDITAAGDSPRWHHEGSSQSMGEDPAGLGPKGILHLESGVPEATRKALADLGYPLGPSDGGYGRYECIELRHSGDQRVYAAATEMRCDAIALTY; encoded by the coding sequence GTGCGCCGTCGCTCCTTCATCGCATCGCTGCCCCTCGCCGCCGCAGGAACCCTCTCGATCGCACAGAAATCAGGCGCTCCTGACAACAAGAACAACACCAATTCCAACCGCCCCGCAAAGGTTAACAGCGACTCTCCACAAGCCGAGCTTCCAAAGTTCCAGCCTGAAGGTGCCGAGCATTTCATCCGCCCCGATGTCCACACCGGCGACCGCGTCTCTGGGGCCAGCTTCGCCACCCGCTCTTCTGTGATGGGATGCAACGGAGCAGCAGGAACAGCGCATCCCTTCGCCACGATGGCTGCCATCGACATCCTCAAGCGCGGAGGCTCCGCCGCCGATGCCGCCATCGCCGCCAACGCATGCCTCGGCTTCCTCGAGCCTGTTAGCTCCGGCCTCGGTGGCGACTGTTATGTCCTCCTGTGGGACCCGAAACAATCCAAAGTCATGGCCCTTGCCGGCTCAGGCGGCTCTCCCAAAGGCCTCTCCCTCGAAACCGCCCGCTCGCGCGCCGTCAATGGCGCTCTACCCCGTCTTGGAGCTGTCACCGTCTCTGTTCCCGGTGCACTCGACGCCTGGTGGACGCTTCATCAACGTTACGGAAAACTCAAGTGGGCCGAGCTTTTCGAGCCTGCTATCCACATGGCCGACACTGGAGTTCCCGTCCCTCAGTGCATCGGTTTCTACATCAAGCGCAATCTTGCCGCCTTCACTCGTCCCGGCTCCGGCGTTGAAGAGACCGCCAACGCACTCCACACCTGGGCTCCCAACGGCAAGGCTCCCGAAGTAGGCGAGATCTTCCGCAATCCCGATCTCGCCCATACTTATAAACTCATTGCGCAAGGCGGACGCGACGTCTTCTACGACGGTCCTATCGCCGATACCATCGAGGCGTACTTCAAACGAATCGGCGGCTGGATGACGAGACAAGATCTCGCAGCGCAACATGCCGAGTGGCTCGATCCCCTCGTCACCACCTATCGCGGCGTTCAGGTCTACGCCATGCCCGCCAACACCCAGGGACTGGCGACCCTGCAGATGCTCAACATTCTCGAGAACTTTGATCTGCGCCAAATGGGCTTCCAGTCCACCGCCTCACTCCACGCCCAGATCGAAGCCAAGCGACTCGCCTATGAAGATCGTGCACGCTACTACGCCGATCCGCACTTTACGAAGATCCCGATCGAGTGGCTCAACTCCAAGCAGTATGCCGCCGAGCGAGCGAAACTCATCAAGCCCGGCCAAATCCTTACGCCCATCTATCCCGGCCAGGCTCCTTCGCATGGCGACACCACCTACTTCACCACTGCCGACTCCGACGGCATGATGGTTTCGCAGATCCAGTCCAACTTCCGCGGTATGGGCTCCGGCCTCGTCGCCGACGGCCTCGGCTTTATGTTCCAGGATCGCGGCCAGCTCTTCTCCCTCAAGGATGGACACCCCAATCTCTACGCTCCCGGCAAGCGCCCCTTCCAGACCATCATTCCCGGCTTCGCCTGCAAAGATGGAAAGCCGTGGATGTCTTTTGGAGTGATGGGTGGCGATATGCAGCCACAAGGCCAAACCCAGATCATCGTCAATCGCGTCGACTACGGTCTCGACATCACTGCTGCAGGCGACAGCCCGCGCTGGCACCACGAAGGCTCATCGCAATCGATGGGAGAAGATCCCGCAGGTCTCGGCCCCAAAGGCATCCTGCACCTTGAATCCGGAGTCCCCGAAGCTACGCGCAAGGCCCTTGCTGATCTTGGTTATCCGCTCGGCCCCTCCGACGGAGGCTATGGCCGCTACGAGTGCATCGAACTCCGCCACAGCGGAGACCAGAGAGTCTATGCAGCCGCCACCGAGATGCGCTGCGACGCTATCGCGCTGACATATTAG
- a CDS encoding sulfatase-like hydrolase/transferase codes for MERRQFLKSLSATAALSVTTTENAAALPAQTKRSASASRPNILVFLTDDHGQWLQQSYGNSEVRTPNMSRIAQSGVLMKNAFTTCPVCSPARASFFTGRMPSQHGIHDWIEETKQAYAYPWLKGQTLLSELLHDAGYHTGLVGKWHCGEEREPHPGFDSWYSYWVNQYPHFGAQQFSDNGKRVTAEGLQSPLLTDQAIRFLRDHGSNPSTRNKPFFLFVGYTDTHSPHTQMPNELVAQYNDATFRDIPHETFNSVHGKTILPVSSNPAEERAKHEQYYAAASSIDCEVGRVLDELESRGQLDNTLVIYTGDHGLNAGHHGMWEKGNATIPQNFLEESIRVPCALSWPNGAIPQGLTSELPVNHCDLFATLLEVANATPATEVAQKINSPGMSYLSHLRGKTTLERNTIVCEYGNARMIRTDGYKLILRYPYRGVSFPNELYDLKADPRETENLYTKPEYAVLIKKLSRQLQIFFATYTVPEHDGMNLDRQALATPASPWLQALSQR; via the coding sequence GTGGAACGCAGACAATTTCTTAAATCACTCAGCGCGACCGCTGCACTCTCTGTCACTACCACAGAAAATGCCGCTGCTCTTCCTGCTCAGACGAAGAGGTCCGCATCTGCGTCACGGCCCAACATCCTCGTTTTTCTGACAGACGATCACGGCCAATGGCTGCAGCAATCCTATGGCAACTCTGAGGTCCGCACTCCCAACATGAGCCGCATCGCCCAGAGCGGTGTCCTCATGAAGAACGCATTTACTACCTGCCCCGTCTGCTCGCCTGCGCGCGCCAGCTTCTTCACCGGTCGCATGCCTTCGCAACACGGGATCCACGACTGGATCGAAGAGACGAAACAGGCCTACGCCTATCCCTGGCTCAAGGGACAAACCCTCCTCTCCGAGCTACTCCATGACGCCGGATATCACACCGGACTCGTCGGCAAATGGCACTGTGGAGAAGAGCGCGAACCTCACCCTGGATTCGATTCCTGGTACAGCTACTGGGTTAATCAGTATCCCCACTTCGGTGCGCAGCAGTTCTCCGACAATGGAAAGCGCGTCACCGCCGAAGGCCTTCAGTCTCCTCTGCTCACCGATCAGGCCATTCGTTTCCTTCGCGACCACGGATCGAATCCATCCACTCGGAACAAGCCCTTTTTCCTCTTTGTTGGCTACACCGATACGCACTCTCCGCACACACAGATGCCAAACGAACTCGTCGCTCAATACAACGATGCGACCTTCCGCGACATTCCGCACGAAACCTTCAACAGCGTTCACGGAAAAACCATCCTTCCTGTCTCCTCCAATCCTGCCGAGGAACGAGCAAAGCACGAGCAGTACTACGCTGCTGCCTCTTCTATCGACTGCGAAGTTGGAAGAGTCCTCGACGAATTGGAATCACGCGGGCAGCTCGACAATACGCTCGTCATCTATACCGGCGACCACGGGCTCAACGCCGGACACCACGGCATGTGGGAGAAAGGCAACGCCACCATCCCGCAAAACTTCCTCGAAGAATCGATTCGCGTTCCATGTGCTCTGTCGTGGCCCAACGGAGCCATTCCGCAAGGACTCACCTCTGAACTCCCCGTGAATCACTGCGACCTCTTTGCCACTCTGCTGGAAGTAGCGAATGCCACGCCCGCCACTGAAGTTGCGCAGAAGATCAACTCACCCGGTATGTCTTATCTCAGCCACCTTCGCGGGAAAACCACGCTCGAACGCAACACAATCGTCTGTGAATATGGGAATGCGCGAATGATTCGGACGGATGGATACAAACTCATTCTTCGCTATCCCTATCGTGGGGTCAGCTTCCCGAACGAGCTCTACGATCTCAAGGCAGATCCTCGTGAAACAGAGAACCTCTACACCAAGCCAGAATACGCCGTCCTTATCAAGAAATTAAGTCGGCAGCTACAGATCTTCTTTGCGACCTACACCGTACCCGAACACGACGGCATGAATCTCGATCGACAAGCCCTGGCCACTCCTGCAAGCCCCTGGCTACAGGCGCTGAGCCAGAGATAA
- a CDS encoding DUF4097 family beta strand repeat-containing protein, translating to MANQTPPYPPPPGPQVPPPQGDWRYQRRVMRDQARLQREYVRAQQAAYRAQFRANRRSSIVGPLLIISIGIVFFLIQTGHISARFFWTWYGHWWPLLLIGVGAVMLLEWGWDRYFHDGEPQFRRRSLGGGVFALLLLIGFLGMIFGSFHQGAFRHSFNLNPDNMDEFLGDKHESDQSLTQAFTAGTKLDINSPRGDVVVAGTSDDNQIHIQVHKQVYTRSDSEAERRAEQLSPKLEPDGSTLKLTLPSMDGGRADLSITVPATAPVNVTANRGDVHIASIKAPVNVISNHGDVSLTAITGPIDTRINNGDSSVSAHSITGAVTIEGRARDLTLSDISGPASMSGEFFGTTHLERITGDIRFHTSRTDLRLARLDGETEISSSDISGDRIVGPYTLATGNKDINLERVSGDISVTNRNGSIDLTSAPPAGNITVENRNGSVNLTMPEKASFSVQADANDGDLENDFSLQQQGSDDSNHKSYNGTIGKGGPLVRITTSHGDIAIKKASIAPLPPAPPPPPPISIHDNDGSSVVVGRNGVNIKGNDGTSVIIDKSGLRINASPDGSSTYINKGTRLTTAADGSRIYQGADGTHYTRNADGSRFYRGKDGTRISIGTDGTRTATSPSGRALSQSQIDKILSKAERDADKAAADRDAARNR from the coding sequence ATGGCAAACCAGACCCCGCCCTATCCACCACCCCCCGGCCCCCAGGTCCCTCCGCCTCAGGGAGATTGGCGTTATCAGCGCCGTGTCATGCGTGATCAGGCCCGGTTGCAGCGAGAGTATGTTCGCGCACAACAGGCAGCCTATCGTGCACAGTTTCGCGCGAATCGCCGCAGCTCGATCGTCGGTCCGCTCCTGATCATCTCCATCGGAATCGTCTTCTTTCTCATCCAGACCGGCCACATCTCGGCCCGTTTCTTCTGGACCTGGTATGGACACTGGTGGCCCTTGCTGCTGATCGGTGTCGGTGCGGTCATGCTTCTCGAGTGGGGATGGGACCGGTACTTCCACGATGGCGAGCCGCAGTTTCGACGCCGCTCGCTCGGTGGTGGAGTCTTCGCTCTACTGCTGCTGATCGGCTTCCTGGGAATGATTTTCGGAAGCTTTCACCAGGGAGCGTTCCGTCACAGCTTCAATCTGAATCCCGACAACATGGACGAGTTCCTCGGCGACAAACACGAGAGCGATCAGAGCCTCACCCAGGCTTTTACCGCCGGGACCAAGCTCGATATCAACAGCCCTCGCGGCGACGTCGTCGTTGCCGGCACCAGCGACGATAACCAGATCCATATTCAGGTCCACAAACAGGTCTACACCCGCTCCGACTCCGAAGCTGAGAGACGCGCCGAGCAGCTCTCTCCCAAGCTCGAACCCGATGGCTCCACCTTGAAGCTCACACTGCCCTCGATGGACGGTGGCCGGGCTGATCTCAGCATTACCGTGCCTGCAACGGCTCCTGTCAACGTAACGGCCAATCGTGGCGATGTCCATATTGCCTCCATCAAGGCGCCCGTCAACGTCATCTCCAACCACGGCGACGTCTCCTTGACAGCGATCACGGGCCCCATCGACACGCGCATCAACAACGGCGATTCTTCCGTCTCGGCCCATAGCATCACCGGCGCTGTCACGATCGAAGGTCGCGCCCGCGATCTCACCCTCTCCGATATCTCCGGTCCGGCCTCGATGAGTGGCGAATTCTTCGGAACCACTCACCTGGAGCGCATCACCGGCGATATCCGGTTCCACACCAGCCGCACCGACCTTCGTCTTGCGCGGCTCGATGGCGAAACGGAGATCAGTTCTTCCGATATCTCCGGCGATCGTATCGTCGGCCCCTACACGCTCGCCACCGGCAACAAGGACATCAACCTTGAGCGCGTCTCCGGCGACATTTCAGTTACCAACCGTAACGGAAGCATCGACCTGACCAGTGCCCCGCCCGCTGGCAACATCACCGTCGAGAACCGTAACGGCTCCGTCAACCTGACCATGCCGGAGAAGGCCAGCTTCTCGGTACAGGCCGATGCCAACGATGGCGACCTCGAAAACGACTTCTCGCTTCAGCAGCAGGGTTCAGACGACAGCAATCACAAGAGCTATAACGGCACGATTGGCAAGGGCGGCCCACTGGTTCGTATCACCACTAGCCATGGGGACATCGCCATCAAGAAGGCCTCCATCGCGCCGCTTCCGCCTGCGCCTCCACCGCCTCCTCCTATCTCGATCCACGATAACGATGGCTCATCCGTCGTCGTGGGTAGAAACGGCGTCAACATCAAGGGCAACGACGGGACCTCGGTCATCATTGACAAGAGCGGACTCCGCATCAACGCCAGCCCTGACGGTTCCAGCACATACATCAACAAAGGCACTCGCCTCACCACGGCAGCTGACGGTTCACGCATCTACCAGGGAGCCGACGGAACCCACTACACGCGCAACGCGGATGGCTCCAGGTTTTACCGCGGCAAAGATGGAACTCGCATCTCTATCGGCACCGATGGCACACGCACCGCGACCAGCCCCAGCGGCCGTGCGCTCTCCCAGTCACAGATCGATAAGATCCTGAGTAAGGCTGAACGCGACGCCGACAAGGCAGCCGCCGATCGCGATGCCGCCCGTAACCGCTAG
- a CDS encoding B-box zinc finger protein, with product MNCANHPERERIAFCQNCGKALCQECARVVGTAVFCEPCLEARISGGSQSSSYTPPPTGAPGAPAGQPPSNGEPNPGLAALLGFIPGVGAMYNGQYAKGIVHLIIFAVLVSLSDEHGIFGLFVAGWVIYQVFEAYQTARARRDGTALPNPFGFNDLGDRLGFGKSWPSSQPASGTTASEVPPAAPYTPPAASYPPPGATWGAPADTFTGGSPYNTPYSAPYVVTPPAFDPNAGYPRNRFPAGAIWLIGLGALFLVGNVGLFHGFPVQRLFPFFLIGLGVWLFVHKMTSMGGTLADDGTAFYRVRLFTALRGSIWVILVGVLFLLSSFDILSWGRSWPLFIIVAGVMILAEKTMYNPASGAPVYPPVPPATPPVSTSIVPPTQDNSTDQEGR from the coding sequence ATGAACTGCGCCAATCATCCAGAGCGTGAACGAATCGCCTTCTGCCAGAACTGCGGCAAAGCTCTCTGCCAGGAGTGCGCCCGCGTCGTCGGTACCGCCGTTTTCTGCGAACCTTGTCTTGAGGCACGGATTAGCGGAGGTTCACAGAGTTCTTCTTACACTCCTCCGCCGACCGGCGCTCCAGGAGCACCCGCCGGACAGCCCCCTTCCAACGGCGAACCGAACCCCGGACTCGCTGCTCTGCTTGGCTTTATCCCCGGTGTAGGCGCCATGTACAACGGCCAGTACGCCAAAGGAATTGTCCACCTCATCATCTTCGCCGTCCTCGTCAGCCTCTCGGACGAACATGGCATCTTTGGACTCTTCGTCGCTGGCTGGGTGATCTACCAAGTCTTTGAGGCCTATCAGACAGCTCGCGCCCGACGCGACGGCACCGCTCTTCCCAACCCATTCGGATTCAATGACCTGGGTGATCGCCTCGGTTTTGGAAAATCATGGCCATCCAGCCAACCGGCCTCCGGCACAACGGCTTCCGAGGTGCCTCCCGCCGCGCCCTATACTCCGCCAGCAGCCAGCTACCCTCCTCCAGGAGCAACCTGGGGTGCCCCCGCGGACACCTTTACCGGCGGTTCTCCGTACAACACGCCGTATTCCGCACCTTATGTGGTGACTCCGCCAGCTTTTGACCCCAATGCGGGCTACCCGCGGAACCGTTTTCCTGCAGGAGCCATCTGGCTCATCGGCCTGGGAGCCCTCTTCCTGGTCGGAAACGTAGGACTCTTTCACGGCTTCCCCGTGCAGCGGCTCTTCCCGTTCTTTCTCATCGGGCTCGGCGTCTGGCTCTTTGTCCACAAGATGACCTCTATGGGAGGCACTTTGGCCGACGATGGAACCGCCTTCTACCGGGTTCGCCTCTTCACCGCTCTTCGAGGCTCCATCTGGGTCATTCTGGTCGGCGTTCTGTTTCTGCTCTCCTCCTTTGACATCCTCTCGTGGGGACGCAGCTGGCCGCTCTTTATCATCGTCGCCGGCGTAATGATCCTCGCCGAGAAGACCATGTACAACCCGGCCTCCGGAGCGCCGGTCTATCCTCCGGTGCCGCCTGCCACGCCACCGGTTTCAACCTCTATCGTTCCTCCAACTCAGGACAACTCCACCGACCAGGAAGGGCGCTGA
- a CDS encoding zf-HC2 domain-containing protein, whose amino-acid sequence MNQFGSKQPSRSPDPDHCAQCETMLADALDRTLSLEDQAIFDRHLSVCPDCSRMFIDAKLGADLLSKLHDARPVPSAALLERILTTTGPLAELSAAQPNTLLGQPVFATVASAPASYGRANVISFRQRMRNAFRPQALAQALMQPRLAMTAAMAFFSIALTLNLTGIRITQLRVSDFTPSSIKRSFYDTNARVVRSIDNLRVVYELESRVRDLQRDSDTSAPVNTAPAPSQNAPSQDQNQNDQRQKNQQKPSSRQRSGSSRTLGPEPSRQFTASLAESHSFSQTGSSPRPGHEPKQAFVVIFTPIIFNTIEQGGQA is encoded by the coding sequence ATGAATCAATTCGGTAGCAAGCAGCCTTCCCGGTCTCCGGACCCGGATCACTGCGCTCAGTGCGAGACCATGCTGGCCGACGCCCTTGACCGGACCCTCTCGCTTGAGGACCAGGCCATCTTCGACCGCCACCTCTCTGTTTGCCCGGACTGCTCCCGCATGTTCATCGACGCCAAGCTGGGAGCTGACCTGCTCAGCAAGCTGCACGATGCGCGGCCGGTACCCTCCGCGGCTCTGTTAGAGCGAATCCTGACCACAACCGGCCCACTCGCGGAGCTTTCGGCAGCACAGCCCAATACCCTTCTGGGGCAACCGGTCTTTGCAACAGTTGCTTCTGCTCCAGCAAGTTATGGCAGAGCCAATGTGATTTCTTTCCGGCAACGTATGCGGAACGCCTTCCGGCCACAGGCTTTGGCTCAGGCGCTGATGCAACCCCGTCTTGCCATGACGGCGGCGATGGCGTTCTTCTCGATCGCACTCACGCTCAACCTGACTGGAATCCGCATCACGCAGCTCCGCGTCAGCGACTTCACCCCCTCCAGCATCAAGCGCAGCTTCTACGACACCAACGCCCGAGTGGTCCGTTCCATCGATAACCTACGTGTTGTCTATGAATTAGAGTCTCGCGTCCGCGATCTGCAGCGTGACAGTGACACCTCGGCCCCGGTCAACACTGCACCGGCTCCCTCGCAGAATGCTCCTTCACAAGATCAGAACCAGAACGACCAGCGCCAGAAGAACCAGCAAAAGCCCTCTTCTCGTCAGCGCTCCGGCAGCAGCCGTACCCTTGGGCCCGAACCCTCCCGGCAGTTCACCGCATCGCTCGCGGAATCACATTCTTTCTCTCAGACCGGATCTTCCCCCCGACCCGGTCATGAGCCAAAGCAAGCCTTTGTTGTTATTTTTACTCCCATAATATTCAACACCATTGAGCAAGGGGGACAGGCATGA
- a CDS encoding RNA polymerase sigma factor produces the protein MGVLSIALPTPSHRITGRTIRARSLRANTARFTPDNPKSIPAIPTGSRGKLIQPPKSVEATLERTPGHDSAQDAAQEAINRLVRQCIAGDGQAWQQLVVSQHRRIYAICYRFTGSSTDAEDLTQDVFLKLYKNLSSFDLQKGSFQTWITTLARNLLVDHFRRTRLDRASDSLDATLDGEDDGPTMAERLADTRKSQEQQFASLELKTRIQSALKQLSPELREAVILRDLEDMDYKDIAQVLRIPEGTVKSRISRGRGELARLLQRIEKQQMM, from the coding sequence ATGGGCGTCCTTTCCATTGCGCTTCCTACCCCGAGCCACCGCATCACTGGCCGGACCATTCGCGCGAGATCGCTCCGCGCGAACACCGCCCGTTTCACCCCGGATAACCCAAAGTCTATTCCTGCGATTCCAACTGGTTCACGCGGTAAACTCATACAACCGCCGAAATCGGTTGAGGCCACATTGGAGCGCACGCCAGGACACGACTCTGCACAAGATGCGGCACAGGAAGCCATAAACCGGCTGGTTCGGCAATGCATCGCCGGCGACGGCCAGGCATGGCAGCAGCTCGTCGTCTCGCAGCATCGGCGTATCTATGCGATCTGCTATCGCTTTACTGGATCCTCCACCGATGCCGAAGACCTCACTCAGGATGTCTTCCTCAAGCTCTATAAGAATCTCTCCAGCTTCGACCTGCAGAAGGGCAGCTTCCAGACTTGGATCACAACCCTGGCCCGCAACCTTCTCGTTGATCACTTCCGCCGCACCCGGCTCGATCGCGCTTCCGATTCTCTCGATGCAACTCTCGATGGCGAAGACGATGGACCCACCATGGCTGAGCGGTTGGCTGATACGCGCAAGTCTCAGGAGCAGCAGTTTGCTTCTCTCGAACTCAAGACCCGGATTCAGAGCGCCCTGAAACAGCTCTCCCCAGAACTGCGCGAGGCTGTTATCCTTCGGGACCTTGAAGACATGGATTACAAAGATATTGCACAGGTTCTGCGCATCCCCGAAGGGACCGTAAAAAGCCGCATCAGTCGTGGTCGCGGGGAACTTGCAAGGCTGTTACAACGTATAGAAAAACAACAGATGATGTAA
- a CDS encoding superoxide dismutase family protein gives MRISAAILAVSLAVTPAAFAKAKGGITVPLKTSSGQDAGTASFSPAKKNGVVIKLKLKNLPPGDHAVHIHEHAVCDAPDFKTAGGHFNPAEKKHGIENPMGHHNGDLPHNVAVGPDGTASSTFKVDYLSLDPTASDSLFANGGTSIMVHEKADDMKTDPTGNAGNRIACGVIVAPK, from the coding sequence ATGCGTATTTCCGCAGCAATCCTCGCCGTCAGCCTCGCCGTCACGCCCGCAGCCTTTGCCAAGGCCAAAGGGGGCATCACCGTTCCCCTGAAGACCAGCTCCGGTCAGGACGCCGGAACTGCGAGCTTCAGCCCAGCCAAGAAGAATGGCGTCGTCATCAAGCTGAAGCTGAAGAACCTTCCCCCAGGAGACCACGCAGTTCATATCCATGAACACGCTGTCTGCGATGCGCCCGATTTCAAGACCGCCGGTGGCCATTTCAACCCTGCGGAGAAAAAGCATGGCATCGAAAATCCCATGGGACATCACAACGGCGACCTACCCCATAACGTTGCAGTCGGCCCCGATGGCACTGCCTCATCAACCTTCAAGGTCGACTATCTTTCGCTCGACCCCACCGCCTCCGATTCCCTCTTCGCCAATGGTGGAACCTCCATCATGGTCCATGAGAAAGCGGACGACATGAAGACCGACCCCACCGGCAACGCTGGCAACCGTATCGCCTGTGGTGTCATTGTGGCCCCTAAATAG
- a CDS encoding energy transducer TonB, with protein sequence MPRAAFVWVILLSSSTFLSPQTPANPNQKFVSIPLADVLPKALARSSLTAPKAEPFHIKLKVRDVLDENSFRQAEIEEYWLSPTLWKRIVTAPNLRQVTTHNASGLHYETTGDYFPQWLSMFVTAIEDPVPANRWAQPGLHLQQRELSPGVPPVACAAVNIHLTETAAPFATLCFSNTKDVLLPTITGPDYQMKFNNYQRFGDKFVPHLYISRLLNTLLVGNIELLEPAKEKEDFFATPASAVDVNPLASFTIAATTVQKMAKPHGEIAWPSVPKGKTSGNITLLVSVDNLGETKEVSVLNSDNARLNEFAREQVLHFLWITAKTKAGDPIQISGPYTLPFQTTIKNQPENLAAVSLSTDELRRHVLSQIKPIYPASATVQHLSGMVYLYAKIATDGSVSRVVVIESSNPSFTKPALDAVKQWKYQPYLLDGIPVEVNTMITVVFNAAGGF encoded by the coding sequence ATGCCACGCGCCGCATTCGTTTGGGTCATCTTGCTGTCTTCCTCTACCTTCCTCTCTCCACAGACACCGGCAAATCCGAACCAAAAGTTCGTCTCCATTCCACTTGCCGATGTTCTTCCTAAGGCACTGGCGAGGTCTTCGCTCACTGCGCCGAAGGCAGAACCTTTTCATATCAAGCTCAAGGTTCGTGACGTCCTCGATGAGAACTCGTTTAGGCAGGCAGAGATCGAAGAATACTGGCTCTCTCCGACACTATGGAAGCGCATCGTCACCGCGCCCAATTTGCGCCAGGTCACCACGCACAACGCATCGGGGCTGCATTATGAGACAACCGGAGACTACTTTCCTCAGTGGCTCTCCATGTTCGTCACGGCAATCGAAGATCCGGTTCCCGCGAACCGGTGGGCACAACCCGGACTTCACCTGCAACAAAGGGAACTTAGCCCTGGCGTACCCCCAGTCGCTTGTGCGGCAGTGAATATTCATCTCACCGAAACTGCCGCTCCGTTCGCCACTTTATGCTTTTCCAACACCAAAGATGTTCTCCTCCCCACAATCACCGGTCCCGACTATCAGATGAAGTTCAACAATTACCAGCGTTTCGGCGACAAATTCGTTCCGCACCTCTACATCTCGCGTCTTCTGAATACTCTGCTCGTCGGAAACATCGAGCTTCTGGAACCAGCAAAAGAGAAGGAAGACTTCTTTGCAACGCCAGCCTCAGCAGTTGACGTCAATCCACTTGCTTCCTTCACGATTGCGGCTACAACTGTCCAGAAAATGGCGAAGCCCCACGGCGAGATTGCATGGCCATCCGTGCCAAAGGGCAAAACATCTGGCAATATCACACTGCTTGTATCCGTAGATAACCTGGGAGAGACAAAAGAGGTCTCCGTATTGAACTCCGACAACGCGCGACTCAACGAGTTTGCTCGCGAACAAGTGCTCCATTTTTTATGGATAACAGCCAAAACCAAGGCAGGAGATCCGATCCAAATCAGCGGCCCTTACACATTACCCTTTCAAACGACAATCAAAAATCAGCCAGAAAATCTCGCAGCTGTATCTCTATCGACGGATGAGCTACGACGCCATGTTCTTTCACAGATAAAGCCGATATACCCGGCGAGTGCTACAGTGCAGCACCTTTCGGGCATGGTCTACCTCTACGCCAAAATTGCCACTGATGGCTCCGTCTCCCGTGTCGTAGTGATCGAATCATCCAATCCTTCTTTCACAAAACCCGCGCTCGATGCCGTCAAGCAGTGGAAGTACCAGCCGTACCTTTTAGATGGCATCCCAGTGGAGGTGAATACCATGATCACGGTGGTCTTCAATGCGGCGGGCGGTTTCTAA